In one window of Cellulophaga sp. HaHa_2_95 DNA:
- a CDS encoding 4Fe-4S dicluster domain-containing protein has translation MAIIITDECINCGACEPECPNTAIYEGADEWRYSDGTSLKGQVVLPNGKEVDADDVQEPISDEVYYISPDKCTECMGFHEEPQCAAVCPVDCCVPDDAHVETEEVLLEKQKFMHPEA, from the coding sequence ATGGCAATTATAATAACTGATGAGTGTATAAATTGCGGAGCATGCGAACCAGAATGCCCAAATACAGCAATATATGAAGGCGCTGATGAATGGCGTTATAGTGATGGAACCTCTTTAAAAGGTCAGGTGGTTTTACCTAACGGTAAGGAAGTTGACGCAGACGATGTTCAAGAGCCAATAAGTGATGAAGTGTATTACATATCTCCTGATAAATGTACAGAATGTATGGGCTTCCATGAAGAACCACAATGTGCTGCGGTTTGTCCTGTAGATTGTTGTGTCCCAGATGACGCTCATGTGGAGACAGAAGAAGTTTTATTAGAAAAGCAAAAATTTATGCATCCGGAAGCGTAA